A window from Lepus europaeus isolate LE1 chromosome 20, mLepTim1.pri, whole genome shotgun sequence encodes these proteins:
- the LOC133749957 gene encoding LOW QUALITY PROTEIN: sperm-egg fusion protein Juno-like (The sequence of the model RefSeq protein was modified relative to this genomic sequence to represent the inferred CDS: substituted 1 base at 1 genomic stop codon): MMQRLMVPDPRPVSVDRASGPSSSPIRVPGSWLSVQYPSQHHQRLTGAVLGSRSPQKQKGSCTVGFIPIPGFSGLDGLWIPHPASWHWWIQDTDPRRGLEFLQAPALKQSSVKQRWWWLLLGLWTVLPTGRGDKLLNVCMNANHHKREPDPEDELYVECEPWKDNACCTATTSWEAHLDVSPLYNFSFVHCGLLTPDCHRHFIQAICFYECSPNLGPWIXPVDPSGPEQRAVGVPLCHEDCEQWWEDCRTSYTCKSNWHGGWDWSRGRNRCPAGAPCRPFPHYFPTPADLCEKIWNNTFKASPEHQGSGRCLQKWFEPAQGNPNVAVARLFASPAPAWKLPSTLVGFSLFLPFLP; this comes from the exons ATGATGCAGAGGCTAATGGTCCCTGACCCCAGGCCAGTGTCTGTAGACAGAGCCTCTGGGCCTTCATCATCGCCCAtcagagttccagggtcctggctgtcAGTCCAGTACCCCAGCCAGCACCACCAGAGGCTTACAGGAGCAGTACTGGGCAGTCGGTCACCTCAGAAGCAGAAAGGAAGTTGCACGGTTGGCTTTATTCCTATCCCAGGCTTCTCTGGTCTTGATGGGCTCTGGATTCCACATCCAGCATCATGGCATTGGTGGATACAGGACACAGACCCAAGAAGAGGCTT GGAGTTTCTGCAGGCTCCTGCTTTGAAACAGAGCTCTGTCAAGCAGCGGTGGTGGTGGCTCCTGCTAGGATTGTGGACGGTCCTGCCCACGGGGAGGGGGGACAAGCTGCTCAATGTCTGCATGAATGCCAACCACCACAAGAGGGAGCCGGATCCAGAAGATGAGCTCTATGTGGAGTGTGAGCCCTGGAAAGACAACGCCTGCTGCACAGCTACTACGAGCTGGGAAGCCCACCTGGATGTGTCCCCGCTCTACAACTTCAGCTTCGTTCACTGTGGATTGTTGACCCCAGACTGTCATAGGCACTTCATCCAAGCCATCTGCTTCTACGAGTGCTCCCCAAACCTGGGGCCATGGATCTAGCCAGTGGACCCCAGTGGGCCAGAGCAGCGAGCTGTGGGCGTGCCATTGTGCCATGAGGACTGTGAGCAGTGGTGGGAAGACTGCCGCACGTCATACACTTGCAAGTCCAACTGGCATGGTGGCTGGGACTGGAGTCGGGGGAGGAACCGCTGCCCTGCAGGGGCCCCCTGCCGCCCATTCCCCCACTACTTCCCCACCCCAGCTGACCTGTGTGAGAAGATTTGGAACAACACCTTCAAGGCAAGCCCAGAGCACCAGGGCAGTGGACGGTGTCTTCAGAAGTGGTTCGAGCCTGCACAGGGCAACCCCAATGTGGCTGTGGCCCGCCTCTtcgccagccccgccccagcctggaAGCTCCCCTCCACCCTTGTGGGCTTCTCTCTATTCCTGCCGTTCCTCCCCTAA